Proteins from a genomic interval of Dendropsophus ebraccatus isolate aDenEbr1 chromosome 6, aDenEbr1.pat, whole genome shotgun sequence:
- the PRSS35 gene encoding inactive serine protease 35: MTAVNLYFPRLRPLGTMHHLHLVLLLLSTLMPSISKADDKDEEAYNWHTKEIPHIVSSDVVQLKSPTFQAEPVQELHGTCGIECQKNLPPPTQDDLENYLSYETMFDNGTRIMTRVKFQLPVRVNQTSPTVRHPVRRKRQVYGTDSRFSISDKHFMTNYPFSTAVKLSSGCSGVLISPKHVLTAAHCVHDGTDYIKNTKKLRVGILKIRTKREGKRRKGGKKNRENPPSEEESATKGGKRKQRKSVQKRSAAEDTEKTPQREKGSMAGKPSFQWTRVKAIQVPKGWFKDVSESMALDYDYAVLELKRPQKKNYMELGISPEINKMPGSRVHFSGFDDDRPGQLVYRFCSVSVESNELFYQYCDAENGSSGSGIYIRLKEPNKKKWKRKIIAIYSGHQWVDVGSEQQDYNVAVRITPPKYAQICLWIHGNNADCSQG; encoded by the exons ATGACTGCTGTCAACCTATACTTTCCTAG GTTAAGACCATTGGGCACAATGCATCACCTACATCTTGTACTCCTCCTACTCTCCACTCTAATGCCAAGCATCAGCAAGGCAGATGATAAAGACGAAGAGGCCTACAACTGGCACACCAAGGAAATACCTCACATTGTCAGTTCAGATGTTGTCCAGCTCAAGAGTCCAACATTTCAAGCAGAACCAGTACAGGAACTCCATGGAACCTGTGGAATTGAATGTCAGAAGAACTTACCACCACCCACTCAAGACGATCTGGAAAACTACCTTTCCTATGAGACAATGTTTGACAATGGTACACGCATCATGACAAGAGTGAAGTTTCAACTGCCTGTCAGGGTCAATCAGACCAGCCCCACAGTCCGACATCCCGTGAGAAGAAAGAGGCAAGTCTATGGTACAGACAGTAGGTTCAGTATATCTGACAAGCATTTCATGACCAACTACCCCTTTAGTACGGCAGTCAAGCTGTCTTCTGGCTGCAGTGGTGTTCTTATTTCACCCAAACATGTGTTAACGGCAGCCCATTGTGTACACGACGGCACAGATTACATCAAGAATACCAAAAAGTTACGAGTCGGAATCCTTAAAATCAGAACTAAGAGGGAAGGCAAAAGACGTAAGGGTGGCAAGAAAAACAGAGAGAACCCACCTAGTGAAGAAGAGAGTGCAacaaagggggggaagagaaaacAGAGGAAATCAGTCCAGAAAAGGTCGGCAGCAGAAGACACCGAGAAGACACCGCAGAGAGAAAAGGGTTCCATGGCTGGAAAGCCTTCCTTTCAGTGGACAAGAGTGAAAGCCATTCAGGTTCCTAAAGGCTGGTTCAAGGACGTATCGGAAAGCATGGCCCTGGACTATGACTATGCAGTTCTGGAACTAAAACGGCCACAGAAAAAGAACTACATGGAGCTCGGCATAAGTCCCGAGATCAATAAGATGCCGGGCAGTAGAGTCCACTTCTCTGGATTTGACGATGACAGACCAGGACAGCTGGTCTACCGTTTTTGCAGTGTATCGGTGGAATCTAACGAACTTTTTTATCAGTATTGTGATGCCGAAAATGGTTCGAGCGGTTCTGGTATTTACATCCGTCTCAAGGAACCCAACAAGAAAAAGTGGAAGAGGAAAATCATTGCAATCTATTCAGGCCACCAGTGGGTGGACGTTGGGTCCGAACAACAGGATTACAATGTAGCCGTGAGAATTACTCCACCCAAATATGCGCAGATATGTCTCTGGATACATGGAAACAATGCTGATTGTTCTCAAGGTTGA